Below is a window of Narcine bancroftii isolate sNarBan1 chromosome 13, sNarBan1.hap1, whole genome shotgun sequence DNA.
GTGCCGGATACTGGAGGATTTGACCAAGTGTGAATTGATTCCAAATGAATAAGATTGGGttataattgggtgtaattatttAGTAACTTTAGCTTAGAACACATCTTGTCTGACTATTTGGACAGGGGATTATGTACAATTAAGAGGCATTGTGTGGAGATTCTGGATGGCACAGACTTGCTAACTCAGCTGCAGGGACGAGGGTTTGATCTTGACCTTGGCCTGTTGtcggtgtggagtttgcatggctCTCTGGGTTTCTGATgggtgttcctgtttccttcccaCATCCCAGGAATGTTCCAGATAACAAATTAGCCACTGGAAATTACCCCTGGCACGTTATTGACCCACAAGAGTCATTGATGTTAatgtgcaaaagtgctggagacactcGACAGGTCACGCAGGAAATAAAAGGAAAAGTGATGGTTTGGGCCTGGGCTCCACACACCCCCTGGGAAAGGCTCCATCTCCCCACCATTCTGCCTCTCCATCACTGTCCCCCTCCATGAGGACAAACCAGAGGACTTCAAGGATGGTTGGCAGGTTAATGGAGGGAGACCAATCAATGCTGAGACTGGGGTTCGGCCCTTGATTCTCTGGGTGAAATTTCACATTGGCCAACAGTTTTTGGTTGGGCCTCGTTTCTCTCAGTGGAAGACTGAGTGTAGCTTCTGCAAGcctttaaaataatgaaaggttTTGGTAGAATGGATGCAGAGACATTTCAACCAATGGGGAAGAGCATGGTTAAAGGCACCAATAGAAGATAATTAATCCAACAGAGATGTGTATTTAACAAGCAATATGAATACATGGGCAGAGATAAAGGAGATACCTTTGAGGAAGATTAGGGGTAGAGGGAAACCCTTGGGTTCTCATTCCTCAATTGTGTGGAAACTGGCTTCAATAGCAGAACAGGTTTTCATAACCAAAGGTTTATTCCTCGTCCATGTTGACTGCAGAGGCAGCTGTCGAGGGAGAGGTGGCTAGTGTCATTGTGGTTCTTTCAAGAGCTCATCTTGACTGCTGAATTCCAAAGCCTCGAGTCGTACTACAACCACTCCTCACCATGATCTTCATGGTGTTTTACATCTCTTGTTTGTTGATGAAAATCAAGTGGTTACTAGACAATATTTCTACAAAGCAGCcaattttaaaatacaaaatctatatttaaatctttctactTTAAGCAGTTATTACTCATTCTCAAATAATAACGCTTTTAGTTTTCTTTTCTGCCTTTTCATTCTTGGTCAATGCTGGTCTTCAACGCTGGCATCACCGTGGCAACCAAATGGGCCTGAGCTCTTTaaagccattctcaatcttttttgaacctataacttaacccccccccccccccggcctttGAGCAACGTTtacgggcccccttccctgtgaagcagtcttcCATACTTAGCGTGCACCTGGCGGAGGATTTTTctggtcccccaacaccagatccattgacAAGAAGGCCCAACAACACCTCTACAGGTTGAGAAAAGTCCAGCTTCTactctcactacattctacaaggGATGCCTTGAGAGGCttcctatgtaactgcatcaccacctggttcaggtaCTGCACCATCCCAGAACGCAAGTCCCTGCAGCAGATGGTAAAGACAGGTGAAGGGAGTATTGGGGTCTCTttccctgccatgatggacatttacaagagcctggtgtttgcggaaagccataaacatcatgaaggactctacacacccctcccccaataTGTTCTCCCACCTGCCATCCAGGAAGAGGTACCGTAGTGTTCGGGCCCTCATGACCAGATTATgagacagtttttttccccaaaccatgaggcttctgaactctggggaTACAGGACTAGCAAATGCAACATGATACCTAATAAGTGATATATTTATGATGTGTTATTATAAAAATTGTTTctgaggtaatttatccatgtaaataaccagctccacagtctggagaaatgctatctcattttcactgtacactgcaaggtttatgggatgaatgacaaataaacatgACTTATCTATTGGCAACCTGAACTCCGATCTGAATCTCTGATATGATTTGGAATCATTCAGCGACTGAGACCCTTCAGAGCCCTTCTTGTCTTCAGAAATGTGATCGAGAAACCTCCCTGCCTTCCCCACAGCAATCGATTTACAAAGAAAATTGCAAATGATTTTCAGGATTTATTGATCATTATTATCGATAGGAAACTGCTGGATGGCCTTTGAAGAGCGAGGCAACCTCTGATGCTTTTGGTTACACCCCTCAGTCTGAGGGAACAGAGCCAAGTCTCGGTGGAATGGACGTACATTCTGGACGTTGAGTGTCCTTCCAGGTGAGAGGCTAAACAAGGGCGGGGGGTAAGTCTGTGGTTGTAGTAAGACACAGAAATatgggaggaattcagcaggtctcgcagcatctgtgggaaggagAGACGTACAACTggcgtttctggcctgagcccttcttcatggttcttgaagggctcaggtccgaattgttggttatatatctcctCCTTTTACGACCGTagagagacctgctgaattcgaattgttggttatatatctcctCCTTTTACGACCGTAgagagacctgctgaatttctccagccgtTCACCCGAGGGTAAATGAAACTTAACAACACTCCATGGCAAGCTCGGAAGAGTGCTTGCTTCTGCGATTTTTGTGATGTTTTCCACTCGCCGTATTTAGGAAAAATAACAACTGAAGGTTGTTTCCAAAAAAATCAGAACCAAATCacaagttattgaattaacaTTGCACATAATCATTAGTGGTTTCTTCTGGACACTAGACTCAATTTGAAGTCTGATCCCCATTGGTAATTAAACTACTTCTGCGGCAAGCGGCCCAGTTGAATGTGATGGCTTGTCACCTGCAAAGGCTCAGCTGCGTCTGAGGGAGACAAACTTCACATCTCCGGATATGGACACAAAGTTGATTGTATCCAGGCTTAGGCGATTGGGGAACTCGATCCTGGAATCGTCAGGAAGCTTGATCGTAAAGGCATCTCCCGTGAAGGTGATGTGGATCTGTTTAAATGATGGAGTGACAGTTAGTGGCCTGCAACCTGAAACTGAACTTTAGGATTCGAGTCAGAGAGtgctacaggcccttcggcccatttagtctgtgccaaccaagcAGGTGCAATTTACCTGGATTCAGCCATATTCCTCTattcctattcatgtacctgtttAAACATCTTTTTAACATTGGATTTACATAACCGTGACACTACTATTTATTAatgatatttttaatatatggatatatgtaccatatatacttgtgtaatagtctaCGCCATGTAAAAGTTTCCTTCCCTATTTTTGGCCTTGTTCGCCCATTCATCCAACTACACTCTTATCCAGGCTccagccgcccacccatccgagctcccgacaccccgaaTGTGGACATGTCATCCAGTCCGacctgcccacccatccgagctcccgacgcccctgGCTTAACACCCAGACCTGCCCACTCAACTCCCAACACCTCGAGCGATGCAGATACTTACTGCGGTCTAAAGTACTATGACGACCccctaaaaaaaaaaatcagtccacAAAATTTGGCTGTTTCACGAGTATATAGGATCTGTTTACGTGTATCGTTTGCCTGTATGCGGTTGATGCCTTTTGTGGGTTGACACTGTTTTTGCCCTGTGGACTGGAGAACGGTGTTTTGTTGGGTTGAACTGTTACAATCGGTTGATATATAACTGTCAGGGgttccatgtacccaccatcctctgtgtgaagacaGAGCTCTTCATTGTAATAATTTTGCCCTCAGGATGTGGACctatctcttttaaatctttagtAAAAGCACAATTCTGAAGAAACCGTGTACTttctacagcaaagataaagatacataaccatcgtttcgggcttgaggtgtgagcaaaatgtaggcaggcgcccatacaaaatggttggggagggaggggcatggtctcacaggcaggagataataggttgataagggagggagggcacaacagcaaacaaggggagggaagAAGGCTCTGGGAATGGAGAGTTTCCTATGTAAGTGTCTGTCCTGCTGAGATTCTctaggattgtgtttttacttcaatcacggtgtctgcagactgtcGCATTTTACTCTTTTGAAATCTTTATTTCTCTTCAAATCCCTCTGGGTTTTATACACCccaaccctggggaaaaaaggctgacatccccttcatgattttataaatctctataagtTTTCCCTTCAGCCTCCTACGCTCCTAGGAGAAAAATCAGGTCTGATCcagcctctccttctaactcaagCCGACCAGTTCCCTGGTAACATTCCttcctgcactctttccatcttaatgtTATCTTTCCTACAGGCGGGTGGCCAAAGGTGTGCACAAAACTCCCAAATGCGGCCTCACCGCTTTCTTGTAAAAGTTAAAACAAGTGAAGAGAGTCAATCATTAGAAAAGAATAGAATAGCAGCTtggatggcctcctcctgctcctatttctcacctTGTGTGCATAATCTGAGGAGAGAGGGTCAAATGTCAGAGGGGGAAAGTGAGAAAATGTGCAGTTTTcagtgatagagagagaggggggggggggtaggaggcGGAGAGAGTGCAGGGAATGACAGGGTGGCGTCCAAATTGATTTGAATGATGGTTTCTTTCCATGCCATCTTGGAGTGGGACAGAAAAATTTGTTAGTCATGCAGATTAGtctggtgtgggtggggggggggggggggggaggggggaagagagtggtGTGGAAGACAACCAGTGAGGTTTAGAGAATCGAGAATCAATCAAAACTGAAAATGGTGGGAATTTGCATTAGAGAAGAATACTAGGAGTTGATGAGGTAGTGACCGCAGACTGTCGATGTTACAGATGGATGAGTTACTTGTCAAGCTggtgtactttttaaaaatgtagacacatcgcacggtaacaggccctttcagtccatgagcctgtgccacccaattccgggagaacccggaggaaacccacggagatgcggggagaacccgagaactctttgcagacagtgctggatttgaaccctcccacccccccgcccTGGGTCATTGGTTCTGTagaagcgttgcactaaccatgccacaccCTAAATGCGGTGTGGTTAATTGGTTGGTAACCAGAGTCGTGGAGGACCATTGATCCAGGAACACAATTTCAAATTCATAATAGCTACTGGGGGACTTGACACGGAATTAACCCTGAATCCGCCAACGTGTGAAATGGCTCGATTGCAAGAAGCCGGGGTCTGGTGTGAAATGTGGAAAATGTGAAATTGTTCTTTATGGAAGGAAAGTTTTTCAAAAATACTATCTCGGTGATGAGAAATTTCAGAACTCTGGTGTGCTGGGGGTTCTCGCAGAAAAGTCTAGCATGCAGGATTTCAGCACGTAATAAGGGAAGCTAACAGAATGTTACCAATTATTATTAATTGAACACCAAAGTAGGAAGGTTATGCTGAAGTTgtatagaccagccattctcaatggggggccTCAGCATGTTCAAGGGaggcacggactgaaatcatattttttaaattatgttttatGTAGTCagaaggagagaagtacagaagaagccatctaaacatgactgcttcacagggaagggagcccgtaaactttgagcagagtttgaAGGGAGCCACAGCCAGAAAAAGGTTGCAAACGGCCAATGTCGAGCATTGGCAAGACCTCATCTGCAGTAATGTGTGCCCGATTGGTCTCGTGCAGCAGTGCTTTGGCGGCtccacaactcccagaaggcttcgaactggccatgtgacatcagcACGCGTTGAGTGCGTGATTCGGGATTTAAAAATTTTTGATGAAGaggaaatccatttgattcactctaatgGCTTTCATTATTTAAtacatttctgtaagatcccctcccattcttctaaattccagcaagtacagtcccagacgactcaatctcccTTTATAGGCCAACTcccctcattcctggaatcaacctggcaaACCTCCTCCGCACCAtctccttcctcaagtcaggagaccagaactgcacgcagttctccagatgtggcctcaccaggaccttgtacagttgcagcatcacctccctgtgtggttatttcatcatgtccactgcaattccagtggccacactCCATACTTAAGAAAGCTGTTCATATTTTAGGATGTGTGAGGCTAGTATTTTTGTTTTACACACAGaatggtgagtgcctggaatcgGCTACCAtgggtggtggtagaagcgaTTTCTATAGACCCATGAATATGCGAATGTGTATCGGGTGAGAGCAGCAAAGTTTTAGATTAATTTGGTcattatgttcagcacagatgtgtgggctgaagggcctgttcctggaatgtgaattgcaaaaagttggttttTGCAGGTACAGCCGGCtatcaaaaaggcaaatggaatgttggccttcattgttgaAGGGATTAAATTGAGGAgcagggaggtgatgctgcaactgtacaaggtcctggtgaggccgcatctggagaactgcatgcagttctggtctccatacttgaggaaggatggactggctttggaggtggtgcagatgtTTGCAaggttgattccaggaatgaggggAGTCGGCCTATAAAgggagattgagtcgtctgggactgtgctCGCTAGAATTTaggaggggatcttacagaaatgtaTTAAATAATGAAAGCCATtagagaagatagaaataggtaagttattcccattggtgggggagactagaactaggggatgtagcctcaagagtcaaggtagtagatttattgcagagatgaggaggaactgcttttcccagagggtggtgaatctgtggaattcactgcccattgaagcagtgaaggcgacctcagtaaatatatttaagacaagattggatggaGTTTTATAATGTTGggaaatgaagggatatggggaagaggAAGGTTGGTGGAAATGAGCCCAttatcagatcagctgtgatctcattgaaggGCGGagaaggctcgacgggccgggtGGCCGACTCGcgctcctatttcctatgttcttaaGATCCGTAACGTTACCTCACCCGCCACTCACCTTGAACTTCTCTCCCTTGCAGAAGGGGAAGTTGAAGTGTCTCTGCTCACTGTCCCAACAGTCATCGCACTTCGAGTTGCAGATGACCACAGCCCCGTCGTCGCCGTCATGGAAACGGGGGTTGAAGTGGAGGGTAATGTTATCCGGGCTGCTCCCCAGGTTCACCGCGAATCTGTAGGAGAGAGAGAAGTCAAATTTAGAATTAGAGTTTACCTGTGTGGACACTCACTAGCAATTCAAACTTGGACCTAGAGTAGGTGAATCGAAAGTCAGTGACAATCGACAAATTCACCCTGAAAGTTTAACTCTATTTTTCCTGTGAAATATTTATTATAATTCTGCCCTTTTAATTATACTGGactatgaagattttgcttcctgaacacttttgggtgtattttatggattttgggctggtcACAAATATCACCTTTAAATTTGCCTACTGTTGTTTAGATCCAACCTATTTTAATGATTTTAAGTCTTCTTCAAACATATAAAACCATAAAGTGCatcatgtcgttgaaaattcattttcagcatttgcacttggacttcctctccgctgatcttggtgccgtcacggtgaaaggtttcaccaggacattgcaaccacggaacaatggtatcagggcaaccggaatccaccaatgctggctgactattgttgcaGACTGAGATGAGAGGCATCAgaagctgagtacaaacgaaaatcagcggcaaaatatttttaggtctgTTGAACGAACGTAATGTGTCAGTCTcatgatgtgattaaacatgctcaattcaataaaagttaatgtttctccaactttccacATGAAAaagcaaatatgaaattatctttgtgttcaatttgaagttgtttatcataattgtcaatttttttttcaggaagcaaaatctttttataaaaaaaaaccttgttgtccagtgttacccTGCGTTCCTTTGTGCAAATCCTTCCACAGGATCAACATCTTTGGGACTGAACCTTAGTGGAGAACCAACGCACATCTTTGGCAGGCATGAGGGTGTTTGAGATCCATGTCCACAAACAAAAGTCCTGAAAATGAACAGGTCAAGCTCCATTGCAGTAATAAAACACAAAGGACACTGatgaaggaaaaacacaacaTTCAGTatttcaaacagtgtcctttatagagaaaAGAGTGTTCTTTATCTATCAAACAGACTACATTACGttctgcctgtgggaccatgcttgtctccctgcccctccctccaccattttgtatggggacctgcctacattttgttcatactttgatgaagggctcaagcccaaaatgttggtgatgcatcttatctttgctacataaggtgcacggtttgacctgctgagctcgtccagctttgtgtttttagttTAAGCTCCATTAGCTAAAATGTTGGACTCTGCAAGGATTCATGTGAAGAGCACACAATGTCTGTGTGAAAATCCCCATAGATCGGAGTGACTGACTGGAAGGGCGTTGGAAGCAAAATCCTTCATCGTGCTTGGATGAACTCTCGGCGACCTTTGAGTTAGGCTCAGAGGAGGGTAAAGACATCCAGTTTTGATTGGCAGAAGCATTCAGTTCCCAGCCTCCCCATGCACCCAAATTTTCGAGGTGGTACACGTCATCAGAATGTAATCAAGTCAGGGAGACGCGGTTAAGGCAGCGTCAGCATCTgggattcaaatctggtgctgtctgtaaggagttggtacattatccccatctctgtgtgggtttccactgggttctctcatttcctcccactctgtaccagggttgtaggtcaattgggcagcacggacttgtgggtcaaaagggcctgttaccgtgctgtatgtctaaaaaatttgTTAAAGTAAAATTGAATTGTTGATTATCACGTTTACAGTTAAAATATTTGTTTAGCGTGAtacccaggcaagtcaacccatactcatgatacccaggcaagtcaactcatacttaAGTACAACAGGGAATGCAACAAGAGCAGGGTGTGGTTATACAATAATCAAAGAGTGTAGGGTCTACACTTTTTAAGACAAAGAGTGTAAACAAAGTGCAGGGTTATTGAGGAAAGCAGAGTTAAAACTGTGGAAGTAAAGAAAGGCCTCaataaggtggacggccagcacttttttcccaatcCGGAAGTAGCAAACCCTAGAGGTCAAGTGtataaagtgaaaggaggaaagtttcagGTAgtcatcagaggtaagtttttttcccaccacagagagttgtaggggcctggaatgccttgccagggtggtgctggaggttgaaacattggggccatttaagagactcttagaaggTAGAAAGGGTTTGGCTTATTTTTGGTCAGCACAGCATcaaaggctgaaaggcctgtagtgtgctgcagtgttctacgtTAATCATCCTTAGACATAAATCATGTCAATCAGACCAGCTCACAATCTGATTGGAGCAGGAAAGAACCTGTCCTTGAAATTTGAAGCTCATGCattgccttatttgagaaaagacttgctgacgttggagaggtgtcagagaagatttacttgaattataccaggaatgaaaggcttACCCTATGAGGAATAATTGTTgggtcttggactgtactcagagTACAGAAGGGTGgagggggaacctcatagaggcAGTTTGaacactgaaaggcctggacagagtagatgtggcaaagatgtttcccatggttggggattctagaacaagagggcacaacttcaggatgaaaaGACGtcaatttaaaatggagatggGCAAAATTTCCTTTAGGCAGAGGGTCGTGAGCCTGTCGAACTTGTTGCCACAGCCGGCTGTGGAAGTGATGGCGCTGagcgtatttaaggcagagattaacgtGTATTTGACTAGTTCGTCCACCTTGTTGTGCTCTTATGTTCTACctgattttgggggggagggggaggagaaagtTTGACTGACAAGATGggccctttaatatgttggccgctTTCCTGAGACAGTGGAAGCTGTGGACAGAGGTTGGATTTGGCCTGAGCGGCATTCACAACATTCCACAGTTTCCTacggtcttgggcagagcagttcccatcctACGCAGTGATGTGCCCAAGACAAGGATCTTTCCATGGTGCTGGGGCTTCTGAGAAAGGAATTGTTGGTGTACTTTCTCAATGTGACATAAGGGGACTGGGTATCTATTGGCTCAGGGCTTGCTGGGAGTTCCAAGTTGCCACCCAACTTTGTAAACGTGGTGCCTGGGAATCCAACTAGTGCTCATGAACAAGCAATCAAAACTTGGCCTGACTGGTGGTGCGAGATCCCTCCCGTTCAGATCATTCCTGAACGATCCGAACATCACCCATCACATGCGTTTGTCCCATGGACGACTGCGGTGGAGTGGAGACCGTCGCCCACCTCTTTGTGAATGTAGATTCACTAAGAGTGTGAAGAAAAGGACCATCCCCAGTGGCAACGTGCCAGAGAGCTCTCTGGTTTACAAGAtgtttcccggggggggggggggggaacgacgaCACACGCTCAGACCTCCAGAACTGCTGcaagaccatcaactcggtgaaagacgcACTGAAATCTGGTGGTCTTTCAGCTCACGGAGACGTCGGGGAGGGAATGCTGCAAGAGCAAGGGCGctctggggaaggaccacagaggCTGGGGCtggagggaggagtgggggatGGGGAAGTCTTTCAAACaatagtggtgggggggagaggagaagtGACAAGGTCCTAGAGTGGTGGTGATGGTGCTAAATTGAAAATGAGAGTAACATCCCCGTGTGCTGAGAGCCTGtcacctcccattcttcccttttgggCTGCCCAGttggcctttacagcaccagcggttgggaccggggttcgactcTCGagctgcctgtaagaagtttacgtgtc
It encodes the following:
- the LOC138748730 gene encoding galectin-1-like isoform X2 — protein: MKSGDTLKLKGKISDDADRFAVNLGSSPDNITLHFNPRFHDGDDGAVVICNSKCDDCWDSEQRHFNFPFCKGEKFKIHITFTGDAFTIKLPDDSRIEFPNRLSLDTINFVSISGDVKFVSLRRS
- the LOC138748730 gene encoding galectin-2-like isoform X1; amino-acid sequence: MSIEVLNFEMKSGDTLKLKGKISDDADRFAVNLGSSPDNITLHFNPRFHDGDDGAVVICNSKCDDCWDSEQRHFNFPFCKGEKFKIHITFTGDAFTIKLPDDSRIEFPNRLSLDTINFVSISGDVKFVSLRRS